One Tachypleus tridentatus isolate NWPU-2018 chromosome 3, ASM421037v1, whole genome shotgun sequence DNA window includes the following coding sequences:
- the LOC143247713 gene encoding uncharacterized protein LOC143247713 has protein sequence MGCCGCSLFAFTVIAAVFALFHSVFGLSWSTYALILIKNPELVENIWNVTDTFNQKFVSSFEALDENDVDVIIIIAAVTLNSLWFLCSVFLLCGNSANHRCILLMWMTVLTLTIFANISGSGYYGYRLKDHIDDLVKSNDKESIEERTWQKINENLAVFYILVCFCISAIPLPFQICFLIGVDKRQTQIRKNKTEVRNVQRMLAPPSTFIRPGQSQHTNFHQHSRPPYDEVEMRPHNPLYPRNDYQANTSHRNVEFDQDYDPRGWNNQGYASDRDTRW, from the exons TTTCATAGTGTTTTTGGCTTGTCGTGGAGTACATATGCACTGATATTGATAAAGAATCCAGAATTGGTGGAGAACATATGGAACGTAACAGATACATTCAACCAGAAGTTTGTCTCGTCTTTTGAAGCCCTCGACGAGAATGATG TGGATGTAATCATAATCATAGCTGCTGTGACCCTAAACAGTTTGTGGTTCTTATGTTCAGTGTTTCTCTTGTGTGGAAACTCG GCTAACCACAGGTGTATATTGTTAATGTGGATGACTGTCTTAACACTCACTATTTTTGCAAACATCTCGGGCAGTGGATACTACGGATATCGTCTAAAG GACCACATCGACGACCTGGTAAAAAGTAATGATAAGGAATCTATCGAAGAGCGCACGTggcaaaaaataaatgaaaacctgGCAGTCTTCTATATACTGgtgtgtttttgtatcagtgctATACCTCTTCCTTTCCAA ATTTGTTTCTTAATAGGTGTGGATAAAAGACAAACACAAATAAGAAAGAACAAAACCGAAGTCAGAAACGTG CAACGAATGTTAGCCCCACCATCGACATTTATCCGTCCTGGCCAATCACAGCACACCAACTTCCACCAACACAGTAGACCACCATACGATGAAGTAGAGATGAGACCCCATAATCCTTTATACCCCAGAAACGACTATCAGGCGAACACAAGTCATCGTAATGTTGAGTTTGATCAGGATTACGATCCACGAGGATGGAATAACCAAGGATACGCTTCTGATCGCGACACCAGGTGGTGA